The DNA sequence cagagGTTCTATGATcttttttatgttatattttacCTTTAAATCACGTATTAAGTGGCTTAGTTTTTCTTCTTAATTTGAATTTGTGAACCAGGATGATGAGGGGGATGAGCCATATCTTGAGCCATATGACTGTGctgctgatgatgatgaggATTACTACAATGAACATGAGGAAAGTTAAGTAATTTCATGGTTTTGCCAACTGACGACTCATTTGGAGATTGAGGAATTGCATTTGATCTCACAAAATAGCAATGGTGAATCTTACAAGATAAAGAAAGCTCGCTCTCATTACTGGAGCTTTCAAATCAGATCATCAATGATCAGTAGTTATCACTTATCTGACTCGGGTTCTTGGCATGAACGTGGTATAGTGGAGAAGAAAGCTAAAGCCTAAAAAGCAGGCAGGCTCCATTTAAAGGGGAGATGGATATTCAGGATAAGGGAGATGGATATTCAGGATAAGATTATCTGCCGAGCTATGGTACTTGTAAATCTTTCAGGAGAAAAGGTTACAGATACAGTGAGGTGATTTCCATTTATAGCTTTCAATCTGAGCTGTGATTAGAAACTGTGtagattgtaattttatttatttattttttttgatagaACAGATTGTAATTTAAAACACAGTACATTATATATTAAGCTATACCATCagcctttttttattttttttttcttgttcttcatttatttttttcttgaaagccACTACAAGAACTTGCAATACACCATCCTCATTTTGTGTCAATTAAAATTCTACACATTCTATAAGCGTGAGAAGGGTTGCCTCCATATTGACACCAAGTACTGATGAATGTACCACTGTCCAAGAAAAGATGCTACATATTATTCACAtactaaatttttatttattattatttaaaaagaaaaatcacaaGTTTGTGCAAATAATTAGGTTCATAGTTTTTACTCCAATTTTGACATAAGTCGTGAAGTAAGGGTAGTGTaatttttcttcagtaaaaaatttgaaaaacattttGGATCCCAAGAATCAGTTTTAAATCAATAGCTTATAAGTAACTTTTCGTTACATTATGCACTTTTTTACAAGGAAGACATATGGGTCTTTGTAGGAATTTCGtaaactattttaattttaaaaatagcttCTCGAAAGTTCTTTTGAAAGAAGctacaaatattaaatttttctaaaagaGCTTCTAATTTAAAAaacgactttttttttttatccaaacactaagaatttttttaattctaaaagctAAAAAAGAGTTTATAGAAGTTAAGCCAAACGGGACCAAAATCTCACAGTTCATAAACACTTCTAAAGAGAGCTTTACATTATTAAGTTACTATTCATGTCCATTTGATACAATGATATCATACCATGAAAAGCAAACATGCTCTTTAGCATAGAATATAttggtaaaattttaatgttcaCCGTTCTATCTGACAATGTTTGATAGAAAGAAGAACCTAGCTAGAAGCAGCCTTGTCCTGCTCCAAGGATGCCTTTATGAACTCTAAAACTATTGAAGCTAATTCAGCTTGGTGGTTCGAGTAACCATGGTCAGCTCCTTCCACAATGCGTAATTTGTGGTTTGGTATTATCTTGGCGAACTCATATGCATCTTGAACTGGAATGATCTCGTCCCCTGTTCCGTGGACTGTCAAGACCCTGAAAATACATATAACAAATTTGATGAGAAAAACAGATATATAGTAACATAATATGATGATAGCTAATCAAGGTTGCCAAATTGTGTCAAACTAGATTATGATAATGAGCTTGATGATTCAGGAAATTCAAGACTACTTTAATAACCTGCAATCTTTGTCGATTTGAAGACATGCTGCGTGCATATCAGTATTCAGACGATCCATCACACTTTCCTTGGTCACACGATAACTGCCACCACCTACAcacaaaaaaagaaagaaagaaagctcTAATCAGAATGTCCAGGAAAACAAGTACCCACCACAGATTTCCCATTTCTTTCTAATACAATTCTTAGTACACTCTTGAAAAAGTGAGCAAATTACTTTTCTCATCTTTGACGTCAATATATCCACTCTCCCCAAGTTTTTGCATGATATCTGCTCCAAAGCGTTCTGCAATGCCACTCTTTAGATCATAACGCCCAGAAAGATTGACAACCGTGCggatatcatgatattttgatgCATACATGAGAACCGCATCACCTCCTGCAATGACAGACTTTGGTAAACATACTGTATCATGGGGGTGGACAAGTTACATAACACATTGAATTATATGTATTAGTGATTGCCTTCATGTTTATCCAATCtgagcaaacacattgaaacagaaatgaaaaataagaaagtaCACAGTTTTACATCATCTAGATTGTAATCTAGTAATCTACAGCTGCTATTCATCCACCACTTAAAAGTTTTTCATTTAGAAGCTAGTGTAAGACTAAGATGTTGCAAATTACTTCCTCTTTCCACAATACCGAAAGGTTTCACAGGACTAAAACGTGCACCTTTACTATGTCCAACAATTCCAGCTATTACGCGATTAGCTGCAGAAAAGTGCTCAATTACAGAATGCAAATCATCAGCTTCTCTCCCATAGTATGCAAACTCAAATGTACCTTCACTTTCCCTGCAAGGCATACACAGCATAAGCAATTACGCAATCCATAGTCAAATACAAATATATGGAACCCTTTTCCAACATCCACAATCGGGCTACAACACAAACCCAATCTAATGAAAAGGTAGTTTGATAAGGCCCAACTTAGTTTTTGATATGTACTATATAGCTCACCACCCTGCTTTGACTAGGAAAATATATCAAACCTGTGATTGTGAATCTTTCAAGTTTGGAGTTTCATCTATAGTTTTATTTTCGTGAAAGAACAAAAAGAATGTTGTTAAATAATCTCATTCAGTGAAGTCCTTTTAAATCTGTAATAGTTCTATTTACAAATTATAAAACAACTGATTGGTTATATAGAGTATAGACCCgaagaaaatacatatacatccaatgaataattatttttttttgctggAACGATATTGTTCATTCAAAACAAGAAATATATGGCACTCGTCAAATTGCAATTGCATTACAAAATCTTTACCCATTTCCAGAAAAGTCAAAACGAAAAGCACTGATTCCTTCATTTTCCAATGCAGCAGCCAAGTTCACCTGTATTCTACCTTCCTGTAGGATAAACAGATTCTTTTAAGCTTAACAATCAAACAGTCAATTAGTTTTATCATGAGTGGTAATTGGTAAATTTTCAATAGATGAATGTCTCCAATATAATAAACTTTTCAAGAACTAAATAGCTTTGAAAAAACAGGAAAAGAGGACAAGCATTATAAAgcaagaataataataattaaaaaaaaaaaaaaactaaccttAGTGCATCGAAAACCATGGCAAATGATTACAATCTCCAAAGATCCAGTTTCATGCAATAAGCCCACCAGTTTTTCCCCATACTTGTTTGGTACTATCACTTTGTGTTGTTGAACCACTACATAGAACAATTCACAAAGCAGTAACAAATTTAAAACCATTATTTTGGATAAGCTAACACAGAGTAACAAAACACTCGATTAAAAATAATTGCACACATATGAGGCTCAGGACTATTATAAAGTCAACACCGTTTATGTATCTGAATTGAAACTAAAATTAAGCATTTTGAGTGTTATTCGGAAAACCCATATCAGATTCGCGTAAAAGAGACCTGAATCAAGCGGAGATACTCAAAAGCCAGTTTATTCATAATGGTTGTTGCAAGGAAATGGAGAGTTTTTGTTACCTGTGTTTTGTGCAGCCTGGGCCATTCTTAACCTTCTGGAAATATGTTTGGGTGGTGAGAAAAGTGGAGATTGGTGAGACTAGTAACTGAACATGAGAATAGTGATCGTGAATATATTGCAATAATCCTTgactaaagtttttttttttcagatggtACCATTTAATATTGTAGTATTTAAGGTccgaattatatatttttaataattaaaaataactttctatcaaaaaaaaatattaattaattaaagggATAATTACACTATACACCTACTTTTACATCTTAATGTTAAAaataacttaatttaaattaatcactAATCTTATACCGTATTAACATTTATACTAACAACTGCAACTTTTATTTTTGCTAGATGCTgcctgccacttcttcttcttcttcttttttttttttcttttcttttttagccATTCTCCcccttttatatatattgatacatattatatttttcctttatctctattttatatctaatttaaaaatttatactgctcaattaaatttaaaaaagttacaATCATGATTGCATGTAGTCAATTTAATACGTGGAAAATATACAATTTATCATTTTCTAAAagtaaaagaaatatttgagttaCATTTACACTACCAATCATATACTAATTAGTTACCATTAGATTATATTATCTACAgtagatatttttatttaaactggatcattttataaaaaataaccaATTAGTATATTAttgaaatcataattaatttaaatattactataaaatatactaaataatattattttatatctaTGCTTATTTGTTATACTATATGAAAACTAGTTAGTTTTTACTGTAAACTTAAAaggtaactaaaaatataacttaaaaataactaattagcaatttaaatatttagtaaGCTTACCAATAAGTTATatgcattttttttaactttattgtaacttattagtttattaaataatctaagaaacataaatattttaataaaggtaaaataaaaaagtaacgtaaaagtatttaaaataataaattaatttaatataatctaaaaataaacacataagtttcaaagtaataaaaatgtatataaaataattggtaAACAAAAATAGTAGTTTATTATATCATATGACAACCcattagttttaaaaataaactttaagattacccaaatgtattttaaataataagataacaCAATATAGTTTAAAAATAGCTACTTGATTATTAAGATGTTTATAGATAAGATTTTAGAGGTaaccaaattatataattttaaaatgaattttttttacgtAAAAGTAACTAATTCGTTTTTTATCAGCATCATAAGTAACCAAAATGTTACTTTTAAAAACTcgggaaaataataaaaaatggaatttggaattaattttgtttctggcatattattttagaattaaggtattttttaatgatgtggcaagatattattgtaattgagatttattaaggtatttttataaataatttatattttaagtatataattgaaaaaatcccttaattaaatgtatatatataaaagaaaattaatattattttggaattattttcttttgttaAATGATTTGTTTGTTTGGAcactgtattttatttttattttttttgtgggAAAATCTAAATTCTTTCATTAAAATGAGAAAGGCCTCAGCAAGAAACAAAGTCTGAATTACATacgatttgacaaaatcgatgCATTTTCATAAGATAAAGAGCCTCCTTAGGTAGCCTAAGAGCATTAGTATTCCACTTCCGACTACAATTGAAACTGCATTTTTTAAAGTGAAATATAATAGGAAAATTTATGtatcataattttttaaagGAATGTTCTGGTAAACCAGATATCTGTTTTGGTATTCAAAGATTTTTATAATCATATATTGTACTTGTCTGGAATTAAATtcagaaaattctaaattatgtatgtgtcaaaaataaaattcaaacaaaTATTAACCacgtataaaaaaaaataattgctaaagtaataaaatatttgaatctTATTTTTTACACAGTAAATCATGATGCTCTCACTGTTCTTTTCAAGCAAACTCCGAGCTTGATTGTGAACTCAAGAGAAAAGAGTAGTAAATAAACCTAACCAGAGGCATCTAGCTttgttcagttcttcttctACAGGGAATCTTTAATGAACTCTGTAACGATTGAAGCTAACTCAGCTTGATGATCGGAGAAACGATGATCAGCTCCTTCTACAATCTGCAATTTGTGGTTTTTTATTATCTTGGAGAACTCTATTGCATCATCAACAGGAATGGTTTTGTCAGCTGATCCGTGGACTGTCAGGACCCTGAATCAaaccattttttttatcaaaaaaagaaATAGTAAGTTTATTAATAGTCAATAAAAGAGGTTTGAatgctaatatatattatagagCATCATGGGGTGTTAGAAACAAGATATCATTATTATAATGAGCAATagttttgaagtgaaaaattctTATTTATTTGCACTAACTAGTGTTCGGATGTCAAATAACAATGCAGAGTCTAGATTTTGATCACCTGCAATCGTCGCTGATCTTAAGACATGCTGAGTGGATATCAGTATTCAGACGATCCAACATACTCTTTTCAGTCACTTGGTAACTGGTTCCTACCATGAAAGAGTGTCATCAAGAAAATGGTCCAATTAAGTACCACAAGACCTAGCTAGTATCAAATTCCACAAAATGGTTACCTCTTCTATCTTTGACCTCAATGTATCCTTTCTCCTTTAGTGTTTGCATGAAATCTTCTCCAAAGCGTTCCGCAATGCCTCTCTTCAGATCATAACGCCCACAAACATTGACAACAGCACTAACATCAGTATATCTTGAAGCATACAGAAGCACCGCATCGCCTCCTGCAATTATGGATTTCAGTAACATACTTTTCTTAGAGAAAATTTCACATGAAAATGTATAGAATAGACTAAGGTGAACTCTATATATCTTTGCTACTAAGAAAAGATACTAATACCTCATCCAATTATGAAATCTTGTTccttatttcattaaaagattaCCAAATTAAGATGAAGACTAATCATTGCACCTTTACTATGTCCAAGAATTGCACTGATGGTGCGGTTGGCTCCAAAGAAATGTTCGATTACAGAACGTAGATCATCAGCCTCTCTCTGATAGTTCCCATACTCAAAGGTACCTTCACTTTCCCTACAAATCAAAGATACCACAACAATGAACACTAAATGAAGTATGTACATTTGGAATTCATGTACCAACACCTGCAAACAATTATGGGTCAACCCCAGTTTTGATATGTAATAAAAGAGCCACCTCCATCACCATTGATTAGatgcaaaattaatttacatctAGGGAATGtttgatcaataaatgaattcTAATGTATGATAATTCTTGCaaaacataattaaatattctacTAATCCAAAGCCAGTCAAGAATCAAAGAGATTTCAACTAAAGTAAGACTAGTTTACTTGCTTATTATTGCTATAGCCAAATATCTCAGAATTTACAAATACATAATGTTTGTATAATTGAGATTATTGTTTCACTTTGTCATGTCAACAACTTACCCATTTCCAGCAAAGTCAAAACGGAAGGAGCTAATTCCTTCCTTTTCCAAAGCAACAGCTAAGTTAAGCATCATTGTATTTTCCTACAGTTGAAAAGGaaacaaatattaataagttcTAAAACTTTTCCAGAATGTATACAACTTAGATATTTGCTATTCCCATGAGAGGTTATCTATCAATTTAACAATATGATGAATGTGTACACAATCATTAAACTATATTGTTGAAATATACATGAAACTTTAGTAGTACTCTGTAGCCACTACTCTTCTCTCTCAAGCTAGAATTAATAGTAAAGGAAACAGCTAATTTATACATTAGAAATACTAACCTTTGAGGATCGAAAACCATGGCATAAGATAGCAATTCCCTCAGATCCAGTTTCATGAAATAAGCCCACTAGTTTTTCACCATATTTGTTTGGTACGACCACTCGTTCAACCACTAGAGAGAGCAATTCCAAACTATATTAGGTGCTAATTCTAATATTTGAAACTGAATTCAACAAAACCCATATCAGATTAGAGCCGTAGAAGTTTAAATCAAGAAGATAGACCATCAAAATCCTTAGCAATGGAGAATATTCTGACCTGGGGTTTGTGCAGCCCGGACCAATGGGGCCATCCTTAACCTGAAGAACGTTCTGGTTCTGGGACTATGTTTGGGTGGTGAGAAAAAGTGAAGCTGGGGACAAGAATAGTTTAGTGAGTggaagttgttgttgttgttgttgggaggacatgaatatgaatatgGTAGTGACAGTGTCAGTGATGAATGAAAACTGTACAACTGAGTTCCCATTCCTGTCCTTTCCCGCTAACCAAACTTGTCTTTCCGAAAATGTTTTAAGAGACTGTGAGTTCCTCCATAGCCATATCcttacatttttcttttcataatcCTAAGTAACTTCACACCATCCATGGCCTCTCCTATCAGATAATATTTAACACTAATAAACCACACTAATTACTTCATTTGCACAACTtattaaaagatatcttcattttttttatctgaTAGGCAGTAAGTTAATTTAAACATTACACCAAATTTTACAACATTTTCAAACAAGTGCACCATTCTAAATTAGTACTTACTTGATTACTTTACATTcgttaattttatattatataatctaACAGTAATCAGGCCGCGCTGCTTGcggttatttataaaaaatttaaattacataattgaacaattaaattatattaaataattttaaatatatatttaagtataattaaaaaataatgtatataaagaattttaaagctATGTTTGgaaggattttaaaaaaaaaaaatagaaaaaatgtaggaaaaaaattgtgaaaaattgtgaaaaataataataaattctcatatttaatatgaaaaaaaaattaaaaaaacactcAATTCAACAAAATTTTCATATCaagcttaaaaaattaatttatttttttgttctcTAAATTTTTCTCTtacattttctctttctttttcttttatcacCAAAATTACACTTCTAAACATATAGCCGAaagaattctaaaaaaaaataatcatcacAAAAATtcttatatctattctatataaagtgtgcctatataactgaaatttttagtttatgagaaattcatgggtaactttttatttttatttaataaaataataaaatattatttatatataataaaataataataaaacaaatctattaatatttgaattgatatttgaactgatattaaatattcgagaatcacaacccatttaaaaagaaaacaaccgcatatctctctaacaaactttatatggattaaagttttctattaaaaaataacaatttataGCATGCCAACTCATAGAATCCCCAATTTATATCACATGAAGCCACCGTATATCGCATGAAGTTTAAAATGACGAGGAAGAAGGTGAGAGATGAAAATCAAAATCATCTTCAACCATATCTGCTTTGGCGAGCAAAGTGGGACTCTATAGGTAATAATATGTTTGTTATCTTTAGAATTTCATGTTTTTGTACCGAGTAGGGATTGAAAATCTGATTGATGGTTACACTTGGCAGCCATCTATATGCAAGAGTTCTTGTTGTTAGTAAGATATCTCTACCAAACTATAGATTTGATCTGGATGATAAGCGTCCACAGAgggaagtatttttcataatttttttttctttattatgatGCTTGATTAAAGATTCAACAAAATTAAAGATTAAAGATTATTTGGAGTGCTGGTGTTATATTGTACATTCCTCTTTGGTGTTCCACCATTCTGGGgaggtatttttttatttttttttattttttttttcagaactgaagtttgtttttgtttaacTTTGTTCTAGGATATAAGAAGTTTGGAGTTACATATTTTTAGCTTTGTTAAGAATTAAGATTAGTCTGCCCaaattaatgaattatattgcagaggtgtagttttaaattaataaaataattttacctACCTTTCATAagtagattttttaattaaattaattatttacaccATGTCTTatcatcttaaatgaaaataaataactatttgCAGGAATACTGCCATTTTGTCGACACTATCATATACAATTTATTCACAGAAAAATGGACAATCCAATTATATGCAGACTcagctagaatgaaaagtgcaaaacaCAAacattacactattgtctctgtcGAAGCAAAGGATGATTAAAATCCACCCATTAAGAGtatctttatttttcttatctacaacTTTTAGGCATATATGTTATCTTTAATTAttaacaatttagagattaatttttaattttcttttttattttacacaCATTTAAGCTGTGTTTGCTTTAGTATTTgaacattaatttttagtttatttctgaattatcttaagaacatattacagttaaattatcaagcattcttaaatactaatatattgcattcagtatttacttttaattgtcaacattataaattacattatttagatttacataataataatcacttaataactaataatatttttttttcaattattaattgtatcacttttaaataaagtagattatacctaacataaaatttaatagacgtgcctcgcacgtaattttttactagtatatatatatatataaaaaaaaaagcacgcaaagaaatatattcaaataattGTCATCACCGTATTTcactactatatatatttgaaattaatattattaccatGTCTCACTTGTAGTCATCATTAATATCATTCTCAGTAGATTTGCtctatacataaaata is a window from the Cannabis sativa cultivar Pink pepper isolate KNU-18-1 chromosome 1, ASM2916894v1, whole genome shotgun sequence genome containing:
- the LOC115705640 gene encoding uncharacterized protein LOC115705640, which codes for MAQAAQNTVVQQHKVIVPNKYGEKLVGLLHETGSLEIVIICHGFRCTKEGRIQVNLAAALENEGISAFRFDFSGNGESEGTFEFAYYGREADDLHSVIEHFSAANRVIAGIVGHSKGGDAVLMYASKYHDIRTVVNLSGRYDLKSGIAERFGADIMQKLGESGYIDVKDEKSGGSYRVTKESVMDRLNTDMHAACLQIDKDCRVLTVHGTGDEIIPVQDAYEFAKIIPNHKLRIVEGADHGYSNHQAELASIVLEFIKASLEQDKAASS
- the LOC115705639 gene encoding putative uncharacterized protein YDL057W, whose protein sequence is MGTQLYSFHSSLTLSLPYSYSCPPNNNNNNFHSLNYSCPQLHFFSPPKHSPRTRTFFRLRMAPLVRAAQTPVVERVVVPNKYGEKLVGLFHETGSEGIAILCHGFRSSKENTMMLNLAVALEKEGISSFRFDFAGNGESEGTFEYGNYQREADDLRSVIEHFFGANRTISAILGHSKGGDAVLLYASRYTDVSAVVNVCGRYDLKRGIAERFGEDFMQTLKEKGYIEVKDRRGTSYQVTEKSMLDRLNTDIHSACLKISDDCRVLTVHGSADKTIPVDDAIEFSKIIKNHKLQIVEGADHRFSDHQAELASIVTEFIKDSL